From the genome of Actinacidiphila yeochonensis CN732, one region includes:
- a CDS encoding sensor histidine kinase has translation MNFRGTTIRRKIVALLLIPLVSLTAIWVFAVATTTRAVLGRPDVRTVSADVAVPAQNVLGAVQQERKAALLYAAEPDAAPARIAYQRQVEATDTAVAEFRTSTGSGAVRSALDATSRARLDGLLDGLQGLAALRQRVTGHHLDAAGAYTAYNAMTAPVLGLFEDLGAAGDTRHGDQRHAVAGLDRALEQAERQDALATAAIASGSMSRGQLTDFTFAVAQERGYADDATAALDPGYRDPYTSFWQTSAGKRLRAAQDAVVAATPGRAPAVAAHADWPAVARPALGSLNHVVAETVTTFEAAAPPVSGRLVAEALLTGGLGLVAVIASLVMSVRIGRTLIRDLTGLRREAQEVSGSRLPRVMRRLASGEQVDIEAETPRPVYADDEIGQVGQALHHLQRAAVEAAVRQAEMRRGVSDVFVNLARRSQVLLHRQLTLLDAMERRTEDAEELADLFRLDHMTTRMRRHAEGLVILSGAAASRQWRRPVRLMDVVRAAVAEVEDYERVEVRRLPRLAVAGSAVADLTHLLAELIENAAVFSPPHTQVRLHGEAVANGFVLEIDDRGLGLAADALLEANLRLAETPEFELSDTDRLGLFVVSRLARRHEVRVSLRQSSYGGTTAVVLIPPTLLAEPEEDTGATQPEAEERRTPRQHGEGSRPGFRQRGAGRPDADVPAPAAEPERAPEQVTAAEKPTGLPRRRRTTPVLVSDRGRPVAPPEDRAAPPAGSRPAEHARPEGPSADRSARDGGARPSDTAAAPGAAGSTLPRRVRQASLAPQLRAEAVAQAERRGAEPAGRERSPEEVRDRMASLQRGWLRGRDSESDGDSGTGGHSGTAGGHGTEYASGTGNDTGNGIGNGTDTGDGAAGADGGHGRDRPGTGGTPPSVTRTTPEGNGR, from the coding sequence ATGAACTTTCGCGGTACGACGATCCGCCGGAAGATCGTTGCGCTGCTGTTGATCCCGCTGGTGTCCCTCACCGCGATCTGGGTCTTCGCCGTCGCCACCACCACCCGCGCCGTGCTCGGCCGCCCGGACGTGCGAACCGTGTCCGCCGATGTCGCGGTCCCCGCGCAGAACGTGCTCGGCGCGGTGCAGCAGGAGCGCAAGGCCGCACTCCTGTACGCCGCCGAACCCGACGCCGCCCCCGCGCGCATCGCCTACCAGCGGCAGGTGGAGGCCACCGACACCGCCGTCGCCGAGTTCCGCACCTCCACCGGCTCCGGCGCGGTCCGCTCCGCCCTCGACGCGACCAGCCGCGCCCGGCTCGACGGCCTCCTCGACGGCCTCCAGGGCCTGGCCGCGTTGCGGCAGCGGGTGACCGGCCACCACCTGGACGCCGCCGGCGCCTACACCGCCTACAACGCGATGACCGCCCCCGTCCTCGGCCTCTTCGAGGACCTCGGCGCCGCCGGCGACACCAGGCACGGCGACCAGCGGCACGCCGTGGCCGGACTGGACCGGGCGCTGGAGCAGGCGGAGCGGCAGGACGCGCTGGCCACCGCCGCCATCGCGTCCGGTTCGATGAGCCGCGGTCAGCTCACCGACTTCACCTTCGCGGTCGCCCAGGAGCGCGGCTACGCCGACGACGCCACCGCGGCGCTGGACCCCGGCTACCGCGACCCCTACACGTCCTTCTGGCAGACCAGCGCGGGGAAGCGGCTGCGCGCCGCCCAGGACGCGGTCGTGGCCGCCACCCCCGGCCGGGCGCCGGCCGTCGCCGCCCACGCGGACTGGCCCGCCGTGGCCCGCCCGGCCCTCGGCTCGCTGAACCACGTGGTCGCGGAGACCGTCACGACCTTCGAGGCCGCCGCGCCGCCGGTCTCCGGACGGCTCGTGGCCGAGGCACTGCTGACCGGCGGCCTCGGCCTGGTCGCGGTGATCGCGTCGCTGGTGATGTCGGTACGGATCGGCCGCACCCTGATCCGCGACCTGACCGGGCTGCGCCGCGAAGCGCAGGAGGTCTCCGGCAGCCGCCTGCCGCGCGTCATGCGGCGGCTGGCCTCCGGCGAGCAGGTCGACATCGAGGCGGAGACGCCCCGGCCGGTGTACGCCGACGACGAGATCGGCCAGGTCGGGCAGGCCCTCCACCACCTCCAGCGGGCCGCGGTCGAGGCCGCCGTACGCCAGGCCGAGATGCGGCGCGGCGTCTCCGACGTCTTCGTCAACCTCGCCCGCCGCAGCCAGGTCCTGCTGCACCGCCAACTGACCCTGCTGGACGCGATGGAGCGCCGCACCGAGGACGCCGAGGAACTGGCCGACCTCTTCCGCCTCGACCACATGACCACCCGCATGCGCCGCCACGCCGAGGGCCTGGTGATCCTCTCCGGTGCCGCCGCCTCCCGCCAGTGGCGCCGCCCGGTACGGCTGATGGACGTGGTCCGCGCCGCCGTCGCCGAGGTGGAGGACTACGAGCGGGTGGAGGTGCGCCGGCTGCCCCGGCTGGCGGTGGCCGGCTCCGCCGTCGCCGACCTCACCCACCTGCTGGCCGAACTCATCGAGAACGCCGCGGTGTTCTCCCCGCCGCACACCCAGGTGCGGCTGCACGGAGAGGCCGTCGCCAACGGCTTCGTGCTGGAGATCGACGACCGCGGGCTGGGCCTGGCGGCGGACGCGCTGCTGGAGGCCAACCTGCGGTTGGCCGAGACCCCCGAGTTCGAACTCTCCGACACCGACCGGCTGGGCCTGTTCGTGGTCAGCCGCCTCGCCCGGCGGCACGAGGTGCGCGTCTCGCTGCGCCAGTCGTCGTACGGCGGTACCACCGCCGTCGTGCTGATCCCGCCGACGCTGCTGGCCGAGCCCGAGGAGGACACCGGCGCCACCCAGCCGGAGGCCGAGGAGCGCCGGACGCCGCGGCAGCACGGGGAGGGCTCCCGGCCCGGCTTCCGGCAGCGGGGAGCAGGACGCCCGGACGCGGACGTCCCGGCCCCCGCCGCCGAGCCGGAGCGGGCCCCCGAGCAGGTGACGGCGGCGGAGAAACCCACCGGGCTGCCCCGGCGGCGCCGTACCACCCCCGTCCTGGTCTCCGACCGGGGCCGGCCCGTGGCCCCGCCCGAGGACCGCGCCGCGCCGCCCGCCGGCTCACGCCCGGCCGAGCACGCCCGGCCCGAGGGGCCGTCCGCCGACCGGTCCGCCCGCGACGGCGGCGCCCGCCCGTCGGACACCGCCGCCGCTCCCGGCGCCGCCGGGAGCACGCTGCCGCGCCGCGTCCGGCAGGCCAGCCTCGCGCCCCAACTGCGCGCCGAGGCGGTGGCCCAGGCCGAGCGGCGCGGTGCGGAGCCCGCCGGCCGGGAGCGCAGCCCCGAGGAGGTCCGCGACCGCATGGCCTCGCTCCAGCGGGGCTGGCTGCGCGGCCGCGACAGCGAGTCCGACGGAGACTCCGGCACCGGCGGCCACTCCGGCACCGCCGGCGGACACGGCACCGAATACGCGTCCGGCACCGGAAACGACACCGGAAACGGCATCGGAAACGGAACCGACACCGGGGACGGCGCCGCGGGCGCCGACGGCGGCCACGGCCGCGACCGCCCGGGTACCGGCGGCACCCCGCCGTCTGTCACACGAACAACACCTGAGGGGAACGGTCGATGA
- a CDS encoding roadblock/LC7 domain-containing protein, with protein MTAPSSATRELSWLLDDLVQRVASIRKALVLSGDGLAIGSSEGLTREDSEHLAAVASGFHSLAKGVGRHFDAGGVRQTIVELDGAFLFVTAAGDGSCLAVLADAESDVGQVAYEMTLLVKRVGAHLSTAPRQDGGRALGG; from the coding sequence ATGACGGCACCATCCAGTGCGACGCGCGAGCTGAGCTGGCTCCTGGACGACCTGGTCCAACGCGTGGCCAGCATCCGCAAGGCGCTGGTGCTCTCCGGGGACGGCCTGGCCATCGGCTCCTCGGAGGGGCTCACCCGTGAGGACTCCGAGCACCTCGCGGCCGTGGCCTCGGGCTTCCACAGCCTGGCCAAGGGCGTCGGACGGCACTTCGACGCCGGAGGGGTCCGGCAGACCATCGTGGAACTCGACGGAGCGTTCCTGTTCGTGACGGCGGCCGGCGACGGCAGCTGCCTGGCCGTCCTGGCCGACGCCGAGTCCGATGTCGGCCAGGTCGCCTACGAGATGACCCTCCTGGTCAAGCGGGTGGGCGCACACCTGAGCACGGCGCCGCGGCAGGACGGCGGCAGGGCGCTCGGCGGCTGA
- a CDS encoding DUF742 domain-containing protein, giving the protein MSSGTDQWYDDAAGPVVRPYAMTRGRTVHAAEAKIDLIALVVARNAPGEGEPPDEDLGLSPEHLDIMDLCRYQAVSVAELAADLDLPVGVIRVLVGDLLAADHVHLHKPVPPAELPDERLLREVIAGLRAL; this is encoded by the coding sequence ATGAGTTCCGGAACGGACCAGTGGTACGACGACGCCGCGGGCCCGGTGGTGCGGCCCTACGCGATGACACGCGGCCGGACCGTCCACGCGGCCGAGGCGAAGATCGACCTGATCGCGCTCGTGGTCGCCCGGAACGCCCCGGGGGAGGGCGAACCGCCCGACGAGGACCTCGGGCTGTCCCCGGAGCACCTGGACATCATGGACCTGTGCCGGTACCAGGCCGTCTCGGTGGCGGAACTGGCCGCCGACCTGGACCTGCCGGTCGGTGTCATCAGGGTCCTGGTCGGAGACCTGCTGGCGGCCGACCACGTCCACCTGCACAAGCCCGTCCCGCCCGCCGAACTGCCCGACGAGCGCCTGCTGCGCGAGGTGATCGCCGGACTGCGCGCCCTGTGA
- a CDS encoding GTP-binding protein, which produces MGMARSRRPEPAAAEPVALKLLVAGGFGVGKTTLVGAVSEIRPLLTEEALSEAGRPVDDTAGVEDKRTTTVAMDFGRITLREDLVLYLFGTPGQDRFWFLWDELAQGALGAVVLADTRRLADCFAAVDYFEQRGIPFMVAVNCFDGAELHSPDSIREALDLDPGAPVVLCDARERESAKNVLVTLVEHAAEVAEAHRAPAPM; this is translated from the coding sequence ATGGGCATGGCCCGCAGCCGTCGACCCGAACCAGCCGCCGCGGAGCCGGTGGCACTGAAGCTGCTGGTGGCCGGCGGCTTCGGCGTGGGCAAGACCACCCTCGTGGGGGCGGTCAGCGAGATCAGGCCGCTGCTCACCGAGGAGGCGCTGAGCGAGGCGGGCCGCCCGGTCGACGACACCGCGGGCGTCGAGGACAAGCGGACCACCACCGTGGCGATGGACTTCGGCCGCATCACACTGCGCGAGGACCTGGTGCTGTACCTGTTCGGCACGCCGGGACAGGACCGCTTCTGGTTCCTGTGGGACGAGCTGGCGCAGGGCGCGCTGGGCGCGGTGGTGCTCGCCGACACGCGGCGGCTGGCCGACTGCTTCGCGGCGGTCGACTACTTCGAGCAGCGCGGCATCCCCTTCATGGTGGCCGTCAACTGCTTCGACGGCGCCGAACTCCACAGCCCTGACAGCATCCGCGAGGCCCTCGACCTGGACCCCGGAGCGCCCGTGGTGCTGTGCGACGCGCGGGAGCGCGAGTCGGCCAAGAACGTGCTGGTCACCCTGGTCGAGCACGCCGCCGAGGTGGCCGAGGCACACCGCGCGCCCGCCCCGATGTGA
- a CDS encoding aldo/keto reductase, translating into MEHVRLGKSGLMTSRLIIGCMSFGDPQRGPHPWSIGIDEARPVVRAALDAGITCFDTANVYSDGSSEEILGALIEEFGVREQVVIATKVNGRMGPGPKGGGLSRGAILSQVEESLRRLGTDYIDLYQIHRLDRSVPLEETLQALDDLVRSGKVRYIGASSMHAREFVRAQYTADLHGWTRFVTMQDQYSLLMREEEREMHPFCLEEGVGVIPWSPLARGRLAREWGTSTYRLETDQPGATFYTQAEESDRAVVEAVGEVAAERGVSRAQVALAWNLHKPAVSAPIVGVSRVEQLQELVGALDVKLDDEEIARLETPYTPRRPVGF; encoded by the coding sequence GTGGAACACGTGCGTCTGGGCAAGTCCGGACTGATGACGTCGCGCCTGATCATCGGGTGCATGAGCTTCGGCGACCCGCAGCGCGGGCCGCACCCGTGGTCGATCGGCATCGACGAGGCGCGGCCGGTGGTCCGCGCCGCGCTGGACGCCGGGATCACCTGCTTCGACACCGCGAACGTGTACTCCGACGGCTCGAGCGAGGAGATCCTCGGCGCGCTCATCGAGGAGTTCGGGGTGCGGGAGCAGGTCGTCATCGCGACCAAGGTGAACGGCCGGATGGGGCCCGGCCCGAAGGGCGGCGGGCTGTCGCGCGGCGCCATACTGAGCCAGGTCGAGGAGAGTCTGCGGCGCCTCGGCACGGACTACATCGACCTGTACCAGATCCACCGGCTGGACCGCTCGGTGCCGCTGGAGGAGACACTCCAGGCCCTCGACGACCTGGTGCGTTCCGGGAAGGTGCGCTACATCGGGGCGTCCTCGATGCACGCCCGCGAGTTCGTCCGCGCGCAGTACACGGCGGACCTGCACGGCTGGACCCGCTTCGTCACCATGCAGGACCAGTACAGCCTGCTGATGCGCGAGGAGGAACGGGAGATGCACCCGTTCTGCCTTGAGGAAGGCGTCGGCGTCATCCCGTGGAGCCCGCTGGCCCGCGGGCGGCTGGCCCGCGAGTGGGGCACCTCGACGTACCGGCTGGAGACGGACCAGCCGGGAGCCACCTTCTACACCCAGGCGGAGGAGTCGGACCGGGCCGTCGTCGAGGCGGTCGGCGAGGTGGCGGCCGAACGCGGCGTCTCCCGGGCGCAGGTGGCGCTCGCGTGGAACCTGCACAAGCCGGCGGTCAGCGCGCCCATCGTCGGCGTGAGCCGGGTCGAGCAGCTGCAGGAGCTGGTCGGCGCGCTCGACGTCAAGCTGGACGACGAGGAGATCGCGCGCCTGGAGACCCCGTACACGCCGCGCCGCCCGGTCGGTTTCTAG
- a CDS encoding rhodanese-like domain-containing protein, with the protein MTSPETRVVHHADQLIEPDAAERKRRSGALFIDVRRDRPEAPQGGIEGAVKVAKDHADELLDPASPNLIPQLADLPEGAEIVVFCNSEFGSDPVIRKLNDFGYRNVSHVRGGFARWQAEALPVVEPRLPGEAQ; encoded by the coding sequence ATGACCAGTCCGGAGACCCGTGTCGTCCACCATGCCGACCAGCTGATCGAACCTGACGCGGCCGAGCGGAAGCGCCGGTCCGGCGCCCTGTTCATCGATGTCCGCCGGGACCGCCCGGAGGCCCCGCAGGGCGGGATCGAAGGCGCGGTGAAGGTGGCCAAGGACCACGCCGACGAGTTGCTCGACCCGGCCTCGCCGAACCTGATACCGCAGCTCGCGGACCTGCCGGAGGGTGCGGAGATCGTGGTCTTCTGCAACTCCGAGTTCGGCTCCGATCCCGTCATCCGGAAACTGAACGATTTCGGATACCGGAATGTCAGCCACGTCAGGGGTGGTTTCGCGCGCTGGCAGGCCGAGGCACTGCCCGTCGTCGAGCCGCGACTGCCCGGCGAGGCCCAGTAG
- a CDS encoding NtaA/DmoA family FMN-dependent monooxygenase (This protein belongs to a clade of FMN-dependent monooxygenases, within a broader family of flavin-dependent oxidoreductases, the luciferase-like monooxygenase (LMM) family, some of whose members use coenzyme F420 rather than FMN.): protein MSIGRPAGQLWRRPDSRVEEAFSLPLLSEIARAAEEAKFDALFRADNTRLDFSRVRVSGPPHYLEPMVVLSALAARTRHIGLIGTASTTFSAPYTLARQFATLDHLSGGRAGWNMVTSTVGEENYGDQPLPSKAERYARAREFADVAIGLWESWEPDALVLDRAAGVFADDEKIHPIGHRGRHFSVRGPLNVHRPPQGRPVLVQAGRSEEGRDFAAEYADIVFAAADDLRGAQAFYADMKDRAGRKGRDPDSLKILLGTHIVLGATEAEALSLEREWTDGVDVGKAVEYLQTVVSPHLRLAELPLDEQVPARLLDAAEALGEEQHQRGLAWLRTHQGSTVRQLALRHRQNSLHLGFTGTPEQAAAELARLFRARAADGFVLSHSHLPEGLELLTSGVVPQLRRAGLFRHDYEGPTLKHHLGLR, encoded by the coding sequence ATGTCGATCGGCCGGCCCGCCGGCCAGCTCTGGCGGCGGCCGGACAGCCGGGTCGAGGAGGCGTTCTCGCTGCCGCTGCTCTCCGAGATCGCCCGGGCGGCCGAGGAGGCCAAGTTCGACGCGCTCTTCCGCGCCGACAACACCCGCCTGGACTTCTCGCGGGTCCGGGTGAGCGGCCCGCCGCACTACCTGGAGCCGATGGTCGTGCTCTCCGCGCTGGCCGCGCGGACCCGGCACATCGGCCTCATCGGCACGGCGTCGACGACGTTCAGCGCGCCCTACACACTGGCCCGCCAGTTCGCGACCCTCGACCACCTCAGCGGGGGCCGCGCCGGCTGGAACATGGTGACCTCCACGGTCGGCGAGGAGAACTACGGCGACCAGCCACTGCCGTCCAAGGCGGAACGCTACGCCCGCGCACGGGAGTTCGCCGATGTCGCCATCGGACTCTGGGAGAGCTGGGAGCCCGACGCGCTGGTCCTCGACCGGGCGGCAGGCGTCTTCGCGGACGACGAGAAGATCCACCCGATCGGCCACCGCGGCCGGCACTTCAGCGTCCGCGGCCCCCTCAACGTCCACCGGCCTCCCCAGGGCCGGCCGGTGCTGGTCCAGGCCGGCCGCTCCGAGGAGGGCCGGGACTTCGCCGCGGAGTACGCCGACATCGTCTTCGCCGCCGCCGACGACCTCCGCGGCGCCCAGGCGTTCTACGCGGACATGAAGGACCGGGCCGGACGCAAGGGCCGGGACCCCGACTCGCTGAAGATCCTGCTCGGCACGCACATCGTCCTCGGCGCCACCGAGGCCGAGGCGCTCTCCCTGGAGCGCGAATGGACCGACGGCGTGGACGTCGGCAAGGCGGTCGAGTACCTCCAGACGGTGGTGAGCCCGCACCTGCGGCTGGCCGAACTGCCCCTCGACGAGCAGGTCCCGGCCCGCCTGCTCGACGCGGCCGAGGCCCTCGGGGAGGAGCAGCACCAGCGGGGCCTGGCCTGGCTGCGCACCCACCAGGGCAGCACAGTACGGCAGTTGGCCCTCCGCCACCGGCAGAACAGCCTGCACCTCGGCTTCACCGGCACACCCGAGCAGGCGGCCGCAGAGCTGGCCCGGCTCTTCCGGGCGAGGGCGGCGGACGGCTTCGTGCTGTCGCACAGCCACCTTCCCGAAGGACTGGAGCTGCTGACCTCGGGGGTGGTGCCGCAGTTGCGCCGCGCCGGGCTCTTCCGGCACGACTACGAAGGGCCGACCCTCAAGCACCACCTCGGCCTCCGCTGA
- a CDS encoding FAD/NAD(P)-binding protein: MPDTPTAAADTAERAVVAPDTAERVVVVVGAGFRGTSVLERLAANVGRFRPAGGRLHVVAVDEYPSGPGRIWRTDQSSELLMNTPAAAFTVWLDESVDAEGPAVAGPSLWEWQRRLAALLAADAPGSTGPAAGPPPADGGVLSGELAADLVRRPELAAFLREATAHSYTPRVLLGHYLRWCHTSVVASLPPGTRYTETADRVTDIAAAGDRYQVVLAGGGAPLLADSIVLCTGWSTPARSTPPPAGRVSAPRGAVHRLRGDNAADQSLAEAKPGADVVVEGLGLSFFDVTTLLTVGRGGRFRPDRAAAHGLRYEPSGTEPVLHATSRVGVPYWSRPSAALPDGDSGHRFLREALRCRPRPGRFEESLGPAVLRDTFWDYYTHLAATDPGALAVPLRRLLDTLASVPPDGARWRETVAEAVPVPANRLELDGDRALADRVWDDAARFGDAVRARVLADLAETAKGAGSSVRTAHRSLGRARALLVAAVQDGGLDAESYFGGYADFVDLAFRLNNGPPPVRLRQLLALVDAGVVRFLGPRAAPVPVESPDVSGGVSGTEGVPWRSPAVPGPGVRAHLVIEARVPQPSLHGGSDPLLRALRRRGLADVFSLRSAHGPVPTAAPRAEPSTGRLLGPEGLNGPAAEDGSAGVDGRRPASRLYALGVLMRDARVSSLAAPAPRANAAALGEADRTARSVLAELWASPA; encoded by the coding sequence GTGCCTGACACCCCCACCGCGGCGGCGGACACCGCCGAGCGCGCAGTCGTGGCCCCGGACACCGCCGAACGGGTCGTCGTGGTCGTCGGCGCGGGCTTCCGCGGCACGTCGGTCCTTGAGCGGCTCGCGGCGAACGTCGGGCGGTTCCGGCCGGCCGGCGGACGGCTGCACGTCGTCGCCGTCGACGAGTACCCCTCGGGGCCGGGCCGCATCTGGCGTACCGACCAGAGCTCCGAACTGCTGATGAACACCCCCGCGGCCGCGTTCACCGTGTGGCTCGACGAGTCGGTGGACGCCGAAGGTCCCGCCGTGGCCGGGCCCAGCCTGTGGGAGTGGCAGCGCCGGCTCGCGGCCCTCCTTGCGGCGGATGCCCCCGGCAGCACCGGGCCGGCGGCCGGTCCTCCGCCGGCCGACGGCGGGGTCCTCAGCGGCGAGCTCGCCGCGGATCTGGTCCGGCGCCCCGAGCTGGCGGCCTTCCTCAGGGAGGCGACCGCGCACTCCTACACGCCGCGCGTGCTGCTCGGCCACTACCTGCGGTGGTGCCACACGTCGGTGGTCGCCTCGCTCCCGCCGGGGACGCGGTACACCGAGACGGCCGACCGCGTGACCGACATCGCGGCGGCAGGCGACCGCTACCAGGTCGTGCTCGCCGGCGGCGGCGCACCGCTCCTCGCCGACTCCATCGTCCTGTGCACCGGGTGGTCGACACCGGCCCGCTCGACACCGCCGCCCGCCGGCCGCGTGTCTGCCCCGCGTGGCGCGGTCCACCGGCTGCGCGGTGACAACGCCGCCGACCAGAGCCTCGCCGAGGCCAAGCCCGGAGCAGACGTCGTGGTGGAGGGCCTGGGGCTGAGCTTCTTCGACGTCACCACCCTGCTCACGGTCGGCCGCGGCGGACGCTTCCGGCCCGACAGGGCCGCCGCTCACGGGCTGCGCTACGAGCCGTCGGGTACCGAGCCGGTGCTGCACGCGACCTCGCGGGTGGGGGTGCCGTACTGGAGCCGGCCGAGCGCCGCGCTGCCGGACGGGGACAGCGGGCACCGATTCCTGCGCGAGGCGCTGCGGTGCCGGCCCCGCCCGGGACGGTTCGAGGAGAGCCTGGGCCCGGCGGTGCTGCGCGACACCTTCTGGGACTACTACACGCACCTGGCCGCGACCGATCCGGGCGCGCTCGCCGTCCCGCTGCGGAGGTTGCTGGACACGCTCGCGTCGGTGCCGCCCGACGGCGCGCGGTGGCGGGAGACGGTGGCCGAGGCGGTGCCGGTCCCGGCGAACCGGCTGGAGCTGGACGGCGACCGCGCGCTCGCCGACCGCGTGTGGGACGACGCGGCCCGGTTCGGCGACGCGGTACGGGCCCGGGTCCTCGCCGACCTGGCCGAGACCGCCAAAGGGGCCGGCAGCAGCGTCAGGACCGCCCACCGCTCCCTCGGCCGGGCCCGCGCGCTGCTGGTCGCCGCGGTCCAGGACGGCGGTCTGGACGCGGAGAGCTACTTCGGCGGCTACGCGGACTTCGTCGACCTCGCGTTCCGCCTGAACAACGGCCCGCCGCCGGTCCGCCTGCGGCAGCTGCTGGCGCTCGTCGACGCCGGCGTGGTCAGGTTCCTCGGCCCGCGCGCGGCGCCGGTCCCGGTCGAATCGCCCGACGTGAGCGGCGGCGTGAGCGGCACGGAGGGTGTGCCGTGGCGCTCCCCGGCAGTCCCGGGCCCCGGGGTGCGGGCGCACCTGGTGATCGAGGCGCGGGTGCCGCAGCCCAGTCTGCACGGCGGGTCCGACCCGCTGCTGCGGGCGCTGCGCCGCCGGGGCCTCGCCGACGTCTTCTCGCTGCGGTCCGCGCACGGCCCGGTCCCCACCGCCGCGCCCCGCGCCGAGCCGTCGACCGGGCGCCTGCTGGGCCCGGAGGGGCTCAACGGCCCAGCCGCCGAGGACGGTTCAGCGGGCGTGGACGGCCGGCGGCCGGCGTCGCGGCTTTACGCGCTGGGCGTGCTCATGCGCGATGCCCGGGTGAGCTCCCTCGCGGCGCCGGCGCCCCGCGCCAACGCCGCGGCACTGGGCGAGGCCGACCGCACGGCCCGCAGCGTGCTGGCCGAGCTGTGGGCCTCCCCCGCCTGA
- a CDS encoding NtaA/DmoA family FMN-dependent monooxygenase (This protein belongs to a clade of FMN-dependent monooxygenases, within a broader family of flavin-dependent oxidoreductases, the luciferase-like monooxygenase (LMM) family, some of whose members use coenzyme F420 rather than FMN.), translating to MTGQPRATLGLNLNVKPAGSHPAAWRHPAVDLAGINDIDALVDLAKVAERGRFDALFLADKLSFSREPAAVAPAFEPLTLLAALAAATSRIGLIGSVSTTYSDPFVVARQTASLDRISRGRFGWNVVTSGVQAAARNFGQDALPGHGERYRRAEEFVTAVKALWDSWEDDAIVADRGRGWYVDPAKVHAVDHAGDSFRIAGPLNSPRPPQGWPVIVQAGSSDDGRALAARHADSVYTVVSTVEDGRAFRTDLRERAAAEGRDPDAVRVFAGFRVLVAETAAAARALEAELNRLADPRQVLAQVALFSGYDLSRLALDAPLPPVPPVESSDSYRSHLRAVHDFMARERPTTVLEFAQRLGGGLGADNLLVGDAASVADELEAWFRAGAMDGANLQPEVLHQGTHALVDHLVPELERRGLRPPAYEGTTLRQHYGLARPAGQGRVAARA from the coding sequence GTGACGGGACAGCCGCGAGCGACGCTCGGCCTGAACCTCAACGTCAAGCCGGCCGGGTCGCACCCCGCCGCGTGGCGGCATCCGGCCGTGGACCTGGCCGGCATCAACGACATCGACGCTCTCGTCGACCTGGCCAAGGTGGCCGAACGCGGCAGGTTCGACGCCCTGTTCCTCGCCGACAAGCTCAGCTTCTCCCGTGAACCCGCCGCCGTGGCACCCGCGTTCGAGCCGCTCACGCTGCTGGCGGCGCTGGCGGCGGCCACCAGCCGGATCGGCCTGATCGGCAGCGTCTCGACCACCTACTCCGACCCCTTCGTCGTCGCCCGCCAGACCGCCTCCCTCGACCGCATCAGCCGGGGCCGCTTCGGCTGGAACGTGGTGACCAGCGGCGTCCAGGCGGCAGCCCGCAACTTCGGTCAGGACGCGCTGCCCGGGCACGGCGAGCGCTACCGGCGGGCCGAGGAGTTCGTGACGGCCGTGAAGGCGCTGTGGGACAGCTGGGAGGACGACGCGATCGTCGCCGACCGCGGGCGCGGCTGGTACGTCGACCCCGCGAAGGTCCACGCCGTCGACCACGCCGGCGACAGCTTCCGGATAGCCGGACCGCTCAACTCCCCGCGGCCGCCGCAGGGGTGGCCGGTGATCGTGCAGGCCGGCTCCTCCGACGACGGCCGCGCGCTGGCCGCCCGGCACGCCGACTCCGTCTACACGGTGGTCAGCACGGTCGAGGACGGCCGCGCGTTCCGCACCGACCTGCGTGAACGCGCCGCCGCCGAGGGACGCGACCCGGACGCGGTACGCGTCTTCGCCGGGTTCCGGGTGCTCGTCGCCGAGACGGCGGCCGCGGCGCGGGCGCTCGAAGCCGAACTCAACCGGCTGGCCGACCCCCGCCAGGTACTCGCCCAGGTTGCCCTGTTCAGCGGCTACGACCTGAGCCGCCTGGCGCTCGACGCCCCCCTCCCGCCGGTGCCGCCGGTCGAGAGCTCCGACTCCTACCGTTCGCACCTGCGCGCGGTGCACGACTTCATGGCACGCGAACGGCCCACGACGGTCCTGGAGTTCGCGCAGCGCCTGGGCGGCGGACTGGGCGCGGACAACCTGCTGGTCGGGGACGCCGCCTCGGTGGCCGACGAGTTGGAGGCGTGGTTCCGGGCCGGCGCGATGGACGGCGCCAACCTGCAGCCGGAAGTGCTGCACCAGGGCACGCACGCCCTGGTCGACCACCTCGTCCCCGAACTGGAGCGGCGCGGACTGCGGCCGCCCGCGTACGAGGGGACCACGCTGCGCCAGCACTACGGGCTCGCCCGCCCGGCGGGACAGGGCCGGGTCGCCGCCCGTGCCTGA